The Silene latifolia isolate original U9 population chromosome 4, ASM4854445v1, whole genome shotgun sequence region GAAAAGAGAATGAGGGTCATAACACAGCAAGGAAAAAATAATGCCTCGAAACAATTAAATAGACTGCATTCTCAAGAATCTCGATGTTATCAATCGGTACATTTGAAACGGCATTGACTACATTTGTAGTACGGCCTCAATACTCAAAAAAACTGAAACCGCTATTTAACAACCCCTTCATCCCATATTCCCGTTTATATTGTCCTCAATTGGAACGCGATAACAAGTTAATTAGGGCCTAAGATGTGGAAGTGCTGGATAAATAAAGCTCGACCTCTAGAGTCTAGACGATGAGAAAGGTGGTGTTGCAGGGGTCCAAACATTTTGGAAGGACGGCAAAATAAAGAGCTATCAATGTAAAAAGAGCAAAAAGAAGGGAGTCATGAAATAAAAGATGGAGgggaagaaagaaataaagaccACAAAAAAAGGAGAAGGAAAATAAGAAACAAGACTAGACTAGAAACAGCAAAAGGCCACAGTATAAGCTGCTGAAATTGGGACGGATCATATCGTTTTACCATGGCAATTTCCTCGTCGTTTCAAAAAACCTAAATCAGCCAAGTCTTGCAAGTCTATACGTTCTTTCCATTCTAAAAATTTGGTTTATGGGAAGAAAGCTTTTAGACGGAAGACCGTATCTACATCTTcagttttatttatttgttttactTTCTGTAAAGGGAGCCACAAGAGCAGTTCAATGCTGACGGATTTTCAAACCCATGTCATGACTCATGCGTACCAGTGAACCACCTTGGATGAATTTACCAACTAAactagtgaagatcctcatctaCATTTTCATTTTAGAGTATGATGGAAAATACACAGGAAAGGGGAGGTGTGCAGAATACGGAATAGTTTTCATTAACAAAGTGACAAACCTGTCTCTGTCTGCGGCGTTGCAGTATACTGATAGCCCATGCCATTATGTAGCATGGAAGAAGAAAACCAGCGGCCCGAAGCAAGAAAAGCTGCCAAGAAACCATCAGTTAATAATGTCGCCAAAAGAGTAGAAGAGGTATACGGAAGCATATTCTATTAATACAAATACTGTATCACTTGAGACTTACGGAGAAGAAAGTAGAGAcatcatcatcctcttcatcaggATCCGTGACATAGAGAGCATGCCTCAACAGGAACAAAGCCATTAACTGCCAAAGACATGACCATTAGACCAGAACATGAATAAAAGATACAATTTGCTTCACTGAGCCATATGTTTAAGCTTTAAACAAGAAACCCATTGCGGAGGAATTGGTCTTACTACTTATGATTATGTTTTGGTATCATGATTCATGCAGATGGTAAAAAAGAGCGCACGAATAGGTAATTTCTAAAATCTATTTTTCAGTCAATCAATCAAGACGGAAAAATTAGGAAATGGACTGCAAAAAGACACACATGAAAAGTATTGGACTCGCTAAGGCACAAATTTAGTGATACGGAAAAACCTCTCCAGAAATGATAAAATGGGGAGCAGGACACCTCTTCAAATCCTACgagtatttaattttatatctgaaatgcAAGGATTTTTGTTTTTAAGTGAAAACAAACAGGAGTTTGGAAATAGAACTTAATATACTTAACCACTCTAAATGCTTCACACAAAAGTCTATTCCTCTACTTTTTGGCATGCGCGCCTCCATTTCTGTTTCTGTTAGGAGAAGTGTCGGATTGACAAGTGTTTAGACATTTCATATCCATATCCTTTTTAACGTCGGACACATGTATGACCCCAAACTGAAGAGTCTATAGTAACATAGTTTAGAGGCCCATCCACAGATTAAGTAAAGAGACCAAACTGTTGGAAGCTTTTACGTATTTAAGGACTGTCTTATTTTTTGAAGTGTAAtttctttatttacatttttgCGAAATGTAAACAATTTGGAGGGGGGGAAATTTAAACTGAATCTAGAACACCCCATCTTATGTCTCATGTACAGTTTAAGAATGCTAGCAAACACACAAAAAGTATTAAACATTTAAAAAAGAAAGGTGACAGGATTCAAACTAAGAGTACATGACAGAGCCAACTTACAATAAGGGCAGCAGAACGACAAAATGCTGCTCCGTTGGCATTCGTATCAGCATACTCATCGTATTCCGCTTCCAATAAACGTCTTTCAGCTGCCGCCATGGCCAAAAGACGTGGATCATTCAAGTCTAATGGTGTACCAGAAACTGTCCACTGACTGTTGTCACCAACAAACAAGAGATTGAGTATAAGAATATAAAAACATGCAAATATTGCTAATTTAATTCCGAAAAAGTATAAAATATGGATGACACTGGGCGAAATTGTAACAGAAGACAGAATAAGAGAGATACTTAGGTTAAAAAAAACACAAAGATCACCTGATATCTATGGCCGTCTCATCAGCCGGTGGAGGAGGTGGTGCAGTATACCCAGGTTGGTAAGGCTACAtaccaaacaaaaaaaacacaagaCAGAATGAAACATGAGTAATAGCATAACTAAATATATCCGAGTTTTGATACAATGTATATAATGAATGAGCTAAACAAGTAGCAAAGCCACAGGCACTACACATTAGGCCTCCAACAGAAAGGATTGACTTATTTTACATAACAGCAAACTACAGACCATTTACGCCTATTCAATTAAATCAATTACCAAAAGGTCACGCCAACCTTAACCTTGTATTTTGTTTATCCGTTCAGCTATTTATTACCCCGGGTTTGAGTTGCTAAtacatgaaaaaaaatgaaatattcgGTGGCTTAATAATTTTCTATATAAAGTATCAGAAAGAAATATCAATCTCTAATCAGATAAAGGGGACTTAATCCTATGCCACAAAGCCAACAATGCAACAAAAAAGACATATACAGCCAAAGCACACAGCCATAACAAGAAACCCATTAACAAAGTCATAACATTCagaatcttgacaaaaccataaAAATGTACCTGATTACATATCTCGCAGATAGTGTCTCCTTTCTCATTGCACCACTTTTGAACACATTTCCTGTGAGCATACTGAAAACAAGCAAAACCGCAAAAGCATTAGCCAACGTAAAAGCTAACATAAGATAGGGAAATAGATGAGCACCAAGTACCTACAAACAACTAAGTATGAATGAAACTAAAGTACATGTCATCCTATTTTAAACACCTGATCTGATCCTAAGTAGCCATGAAAACACTCAGATTAATTTTCTACGCTACGCACCAACCTTCCAGATACAGAGATCAAGCAACTCATCAGACGATCAGAGACGAGAGGCATTATCCATCACAGTTAGCATATGAAGAATACATAGCATTGAGCTCCCTTTCATACAAGATCAACATtttccattgttttttttttttttatcattatcCTATAATAATGGCCCTCCATCCACGCAAGCCATTTAAAGCATACTAGTTTGTTCTCAAAGGTTTAATATGCGGCATTTGCATTTGGCTCTCAAATTAAACTCTGAAAGACATCCACAAAATTTCCTATAAAGGCCTACAAGGGAAATGACACTATTACAGTACCTTCAAACTGCCATTGCAAGTGCAGGGGGTCTCCAAGTTCTTAATGCTATCTTCCTCTTGACAAATCCGGCATTCCAATTGAAGGAGTGGCTCTTCTTCGCCTAGCCCACAATCTTCTCCCGAATCATCATTTTCAGCTGAACCAGACGATTCAGCAGCGTTGCTATCGCCTGAAGGTCGTGCAACCTGAGACTCTCTCACGGGTTGCATAGTGTTGGGtgtaatcagttggtccacgcgCACAACCAGATGATCACTCATTTCCTCTTGCAAATACAAGCTGTTGGCTTAACAAAAAATTTAATCAAGGTCAGAGAAATAAACATCACAAATTCTTCTATAAGGTGGGCTTACACTAAATTAGTGTAAAACCGATTACATTATAGCTAAACACCTTCCCATAACTTCTCTTATTAGCTACCCCTGTTTCAGAAAGGGGTATATATGACTTTAATGGATGGTTTTACACTTTTTCGCTAATTAAGCATCCAAATGTTGGGGCTTAGACTCTTAGGTATGATAAAGAGCCAATTCACTAACCCACCTTGATAAATTGCATAACTCTACAAAAATTAGAGTTGACTACACTAAATTTGCATCAAATTAATGAAAAATCAACCAATTCCAGTTGACACCTCCAATTAAAGCATTCATAAGCCCAAATTATAGAGTAAGACGGTCCAGTTCTGTAAAAAAACACATTTGTTGCTAATAAATGAGTTGTCATTTTTACACAATGGGATCGTTTCACagtgtgagacggtctcacacAATAGTTACTGATTCATAAGTTCCTTATTTAGGCATCAGAACAGATTAAATTATTGAAAGTTTCACACTTTCTACCAAATTCAACCCACAAGATTAAAAGAACCAgttccctcaaaaaaaaaaaaaaagattaaaagAACCAGATCTAACATGATCAAATCCCAGCAACTCAATTAAAGAACTGCTAAATTAAATAGCATTTCATCAGAAATCCCCAAATTTCTCCCAACAGTGTCAAATCATAAATGGCATTCTTTTGAACcaatttttttttgacaaaatCAAAATCCTCAAACAAATTGGTAATCCACCCAAATACCCAAATGGAATAATAAGCATCAAACCCatgaaaaaaaaacacaaatctTTGGACTTAAAAAATACCCAATTCTCAATCACATTGAACAAAtctaaaaccctagaaaatcaaAGAACCGAACAATTAATTAATACAACAAATAACAAAAACCCATCAAACAAAATCATCATAAAATGATGTTAAAGATCAAAACTTTACCTTTGATTAATTGTTAAAAATGGGTTGAATTATTTGATTGATGTGTAAAATGGATTGAAAATGAAATGATAATATAGAAAGGGTAGGTTCAATAATTAGGAgctttattttataaattaaGGAGGTTTGGTATAGAGTTGTTTGTTGTATGAATTTGACTTGAGAAattgaatcaatcaattaatcatatAAAGGGGGGTGGCTTTTGGATTTTGTAACAAGTGACGTATTTCGGACATCTAACGGTCGTTGTAAGTTAGTACTCCGTATTTGCTCATAATGCCAAGTATTCCAAAATTTGGGTAATAAATTATCGAAAGTCGGATTTACTACGTCATCGTATGTTATATttccttcatttttttttttttcatttacatCATTGTGGTGTTTAAGATGAAACTCTAACCGTATTTTCCAAcatttatatgttatatttttttcagcgaaaaaaaaaataatatgcaAAAGATACTTGAGTGgtttttagcaaaaaaaaaaaaaaaaaattattactcCCACTAATCCAATCCAAGTAATGTACCCAACTATTTTTTGGGTGGTCTTCGAGGCAGCACTTTAAGCGTATTTTTTTTTATACataaaataaacaaatgaatgtGTAATTTATAAGTAGTACGATATTTGAAAAATGAAGTTTAACAATTACCAAAGGAAAAACATATAAGGTTTTCAACCAACATTTTATCTTGTGAAATCGGTTTAAAAAAATTAGTATGAAAAACCTTAATCGGTTCATTAACACATTCgattacgaaaattttaattaaaatgtcaattttaattataaaatatgaaacTTAGATGTGATTTGTAGATATAATGACATTTTTGTAAggaattttaattaatttatgtaTAGTGTGGAAGAGTTAGTTTAGTAATTTTACAAGGTGATAAGGTGCCATCATAATTGACTCGAAAATGTGAAATTCTTGTCAATTAGGCCATTAACttgccttttaataatatttataaattttcttacaaaaatataattttatgaaaaaaaaaatcattataaAACTAAATGAATTAACGGTCAAAGTTTGACCTTGACAAAAACAAATGGGTGCACTACTGCACTGGATTGAATTAGAGGGAGTATTTACTATTTAACATATGTATATATTGGTTAATTCTTTAGTATCGTAGTTTACTAATTTCATCCAATTTGCTATTTGTCAATTAAGTAGACTAACTTTATCAATAGATCTTAGTAAGCATCTTGAAATCAAGCAAAGATGAGACGATTTTTATCAGAATAAGAGTATGAAGTGTGATGTtatttttcacaaattctcaGATGGAGAAATGTGGTTCTTAATGATAAACTGTAACAATGAGCTGATAAATAAAATTTTTTgaatatttattttttattttaaaatagtCATATGTTGTTCGTTAAACCCGTCACAAAGAGTTCAAGTGATTTCTTTATTAGAAGCGGCGctcttttttttctcttagtTGGTGATATTTTAACGTTCAGGTTttgattgtattttttttttttttagtaaattGGGGTATTCACCGTCGACAACCGTCTATAATCGATGGTATGAACTATGAAGTGTCttccttttaaaaaaaaaaaacacgcaaCTAGGTAGTTTGTCTACTTGTTCGCTTAATTACTTCCCTGTCCGGTCCTTAGTTTAttgtagtttgtgttgactttagctCAATACTAAACAATCTTAGACTTGAAGCAActagttttgtttgttaatattACTCGTATTATATTAATGTCTCTGATCCATTTTATACTCCATAACTTCATCCCATGTATTTTATACGTTCATCCACGTCTAATCTTAGTGGCCAACATAATTAAGTTTTACTAATTTTATTTTCTCATAAAAAAAACAATTGATAGAAGAATTTAACAATAGCAGTACTCCGTATGAACTAGTATTAGTTTTGGTAAAACAAATGTGACAAACTGTAAATCATAATTATActttatacatatatatatagctAGGAAAAATTTACCGCGTGTAAATTGATATTGTTTATTACTGAAATTGAATGTATATGATATGAATGCGATAATGTTGATAGAATACTCCATAGTTCATGTTATACGTTGATAGAAATTGACCATATATTTTGAAGTTTTTGCTAATTTTGAAAGGTGAAGTTGAATTAATATGGTCGTTTAAAAGTAGTTTTAGCTAGTATTGACTTTGATGTCTTTTTATAGAATACTTTGTAGATGTAATTTTTAAAAGTTTTGGATATCACAAACTTGTTTAAGACTCTCTTAATTTAATACGATTTTTATACTTGATTAAAGGAGATGTTTTAAGTTAAGACTTTTTTAAACAGGATCAACGAGTTTAATATATGGCTGAAAGCTAGCTACTTTAAGAGAAGACTCTAGAAATTAATACAATGTCTTCCACGTAGCTACTCtttttcacaaattcttgtttgtgacggacgctatccgtcacaaacaagagacgGAGCGAATAGGTACCATATTGTACACAAACGGGCCGGATCAGCATGTGCAAGAGTAATGATTATCAATTATAGGGTAATTGTTTATTGGTTATAGGATAGATGGTAGGGTATTATTTTATTGTCAAAGTAAAACTCTTACCCCCCACCACATCAACTTTTCAGTATTGACATACGTCTCTCCTCCCATCAGCATGCTTTTGTTTttcaaaaacaacaataaacaatCCTTCCTCCAATAATCTTCATCTTCATTCTTTGCTAATGGAAAGAACAACAAAATCATTTGTTTTTCAAATCTACATCTAAATCCAAATATTATTCACCCATAAAATATCAAAATATTCGAGGTGGTAACTTGGCTTTACAGACGGTTCTAGAGGATCGCCTCGACTTGACGATGGCGAAAACGATGATGGTGCCATGTGTGTTCAAGTTTTAGACAATAATATTGCAAATAATGATTAAGTTGTGATGATTTTGATGATCAAAGGTTTGTGTTCTTTTATTTTGGgggtattttatttattttttatttaatttcttattagtatgtattgtttgctttgttttgaagttgatgaggttgttgttgttgttggctaATGTTGatattctttttctcaatttaATAATAATGGATTTATAAAAATTTCATGAAGGATAAGAAAACCATTGAGCATATTGTTGAACTTAAAGCACAAGAGGCCGGGGATTACGTACTGCTATTGAACACCTATTCTTCTAATCAGAAATGGGATAAAGTAAAAGAACTACGGAATTTCATGAAGGATAAGAAAATCATGACAACACCTGGGTGTAGTACAATTGAACTGAAAGGAACGGTGCATGAATTTGTCCCTAATGACTTCTCACATCCATGCAAGGATGATATATACGCAAAGGTCCATGAAATCTTGCAGCAATTGAAGATTGCTGGATATGTACCTCAAATATCTTCAGAATTACACGACTTGAATGCAACAGAAAAGGAGAGAGCACTGTTTTATCATAGTGAAAAACTAGCCATTGCTTTTGGAGTTATCTCAACTCCTCCAGGCGCAACAATAAGAGTCGCCAATAGTGTTAGAATTTGTGCTGATTGCCATCATTTTGCCAAAGTATTTTCTGCAACTTATAATCGGAAAGTGATAATCCGTGATAGGAATAGGATTCATCTTTTTAGAGAAGGAAATTGCTCTTGCTGTGACATTTGGTAGTTGCTTGACAAGGTATATGGTTCTCCTGAAGTCATTCTACATTGAGGAGACTCAAAATGTCATATGGTCAATTCATACAGAAAAAGAGAATGGGCATCAGGCTACTCCATTTTCGCGCCCTAATGCCAGTAAGAGACAAGAGAAGCCCAAAAGAAAATCTTTATACCGGGTATGTGGTCATGTCTTGGT contains the following coding sequences:
- the LOC141653227 gene encoding uncharacterized protein LOC141653227, producing MSDHLVVRVDQLITPNTMQPVRESQVARPSGDSNAAESSGSAENDDSGEDCGLGEEEPLLQLECRICQEEDSIKNLETPCTCNGSLKYAHRKCVQKWCNEKGDTICEICNQPYQPGYTAPPPPPADETAIDISQWTVSGTPLDLNDPRLLAMAAAERRLLEAEYDEYADTNANGAAFCRSAALILMALFLLRHALYVTDPDEEDDDVSTFFSLFLLRAAGFLLPCYIMAWAISILQRRRQRQEAAALAASEVAYMIQAGQHRGVHFTIAPTPPIDPHPESHE